The Candidatus Neomarinimicrobiota bacterium genome window below encodes:
- the cas2 gene encoding CRISPR-associated endonuclease Cas2: protein MAKCIMVKYVVAFDIHSNRARYRVNKIIGSWGQRVQKSVYEISIPDEESTGFQLSLKKLMGESDSIRFYHQTDTQKVLCLGNNEVKISSPKLVVY from the coding sequence ATGGCTAAGTGCATAATGGTAAAATATGTAGTTGCATTTGATATTCATTCAAACCGAGCCCGTTACCGGGTCAATAAAATTATAGGCAGCTGGGGGCAGCGGGTTCAGAAAAGTGTTTATGAGATTTCTATTCCAGACGAAGAATCTACTGGTTTTCAACTCAGCCTCAAAAAGTTGATGGGTGAAAGCGATTCTATCCGCTTTTATCACCAAACGGATACTCAAAAAGTCTTGTGCCTGGGCAACAATGAGGTTAAAATCAGCTCACCGAAATTAGTTGTTT